The nucleotide window TTAGGAAAAAGGGGGGGGATTTGCGAATGCTGGGGCCAAAGCAAGTTGCGCAGGCAGCACTCTTTTATGAGTTTTCGATTGAAGATCACGTTCCTGCTGATCACTTGCTCAGGAAGGTCGACCACTTTCTCGGTCTTCATCTGCTCCGGATCAAAGTGGAGAGAGGGGATGTCATCCTGATCAAGAAGCTGGATCGTCTCGGCCGAAACACCGAAGACATGATCAAGCTGATCAAGGAATTCGACCAGATGGGTGTATCGATCCGGTTCCTCGATGACGGCATCAGCACAGAAGGCACGATGGGGAAGATGGTGGTCACCATTCTGTCTGCCGTTGCTGAGGCCGAGCGGCAGCGGATCTTGGAGCGTACCAATGAAGGTCGACTGGAGGCCAAGGCCAAAGGCGTTCGCTTTGGTCGCAAACCAAGCGTCGACCGGAAGGCTGTTCGCACTCTCTATTCGCAAGGTGTGGGAGCAACTGAGATTGCCGGTCGGCTCAAGATCGGGCGTTCGACCGTCTATAAGGTGTTGGGTTCTCAAGCCGAGGGCTGAACGGCGGCTGTGCGGACGAGGGGGACATTGGATGCGGCGCCGATATTTCGTGGCAATAGCAAGCGATTCTGGCAAAATGGGCGGATTGCTGACATTTCCTGCAGGCGCGAGATCACCAATGCCGCAGGCTAAAGCGGCCATTCGAAAATTCTTTTGGTCTATCCGAAGAGCTAGCTGGGATCAGGGCTCAAATTGGCTATAAACGAACGCCTGGCAAATATGGTGGCAAGTCGTCCCTTGTGGCCGACAATCACCTGAACCGGCAGTTCGAAGTCGAGGCTCCCAATATGGTTTGGGTGACGGACATCACATACAGTGCGCCTCGCGCCGGATAGTCCGGGGTGCATATGCTTGGAATGCAAACAGAAAGGAGAAACAGAAGAATGCCTTGCTCCCTGCTGTGAGGAAGCATGAGCCGAAGCGGTGGTGACCTGTTGTCAACTAACAGGGTGACGTAGCCCGTGGGAAAAGGGGATTGAGGCGAAGCCATTAAGCCAAGATGGTTCCCGAGGCTAAGCATTGGAAGGTTGAGGAACACGAACCGGTTCACTCGCATCTGAGGGCTGGAATGTCGCCTCCACCTACATGGCTTATGAGGTGGAATACCGATGATGATGCTGGATATGTATGTGGCATCTTGGAACATAAGCAGAAATATAGCCTGCTTTTGTGGCGCTGTGGTGAGAACGCAGTCAGACCATAG belongs to uncultured Cohaesibacter sp. and includes:
- a CDS encoding recombinase family protein, coding for MLGPKQVAQAALFYEFSIEDHVPADHLLRKVDHFLGLHLLRIKVERGDVILIKKLDRLGRNTEDMIKLIKEFDQMGVSIRFLDDGISTEGTMGKMVVTILSAVAEAERQRILERTNEGRLEAKAKGVRFGRKPSVDRKAVRTLYSQGVGATEIAGRLKIGRSTVYKVLGSQAEG